Part of the Esox lucius isolate fEsoLuc1 chromosome 25, fEsoLuc1.pri, whole genome shotgun sequence genome, CGTGAGGTGTTAATTACTGCCTTTGTGTAGATAATttctgtttgtgtatatgtggggcACGTGTATGTGCTTTTCGTTCCTGCCCAAAGTGGTTGTTGATCGTTGATTGACTGTGAATGTCAATAATTTGACAGGTGCAGAGTGGCGGAGAACATGGCAACGGGGGGAACCTCCTTTGACGAGCAGGAGCTGCACAACTGGACCGTCACCAACGGCAGCAGCTTGGAGGACAGGCTCAACAACATggtgggaggagaagagggagaccATGCTCTGTTCCTTATGTGCtgtgctacttttgaccagacaCTTGTTCACGTTCACAAATCAGTCACTATATTGAGAATATCATGTCAATCTGGAACACTGAGAGTAGCACCTAAATGTATCCTAACTAGAGATTTGTAGTAGTAACTCACTATTATGCAATCTGTCGGTTGTCATGCAGGGGTTTTACTTTAATGTAGGTCTGGTAATGATTCAGGCCGCTGGTTGACTGTAGCCTGTCTGTCCTACTTTGCTTACAATGCTGACCAAATCGAGGCATCAATTTGAAATGGAGTGTTACAAGTGCATTGCACTTACCCTTTGGGGAAGAGCAGAGTGCTTATCAAGCAAGTGCCAGATCCAGGACCCAGGGCTACCTTCAATACCGGGTTATGAGGATGTAAAGCTGGTTGCTTTTTAGTCTCTAGGTTGAAATTCCCACTAGGAATGCATCTAAGATGAGTTTGTAAGTCTTCCCCTTAACCATTGGCACAAGGAAATGTGAAACTGGCCCAGAATCAAGAGTGTAGGGATACTTCACCGAAACATTCCTTCTAAATGCTACCTGTCCCCTCCAACCCTCCCCCGTCAGGACTGGGGTGTCCAGCAGAAGAAGGCGAACCGCTCGTCCGAGAAGAACAGAAAGAAGTTCTCGGCCGGCGGAGTCACGGAGAGCCGGCTGACCAACGACATCTCCCCGGAGTCTACACCGGGCGCGGGGAGGAGGAGGGCCCGCACCCCCCACTCCTTCCCCCATGTTAAGTACACCACCCAGATGTCTGTGCCGGATCAGGCTGAGCTGGACCGCCTGAGGCAGAGGATCAACTTCACTGACCTGGACGAGGTGTGTGTAGCCAAGTTTCTCCCAACAGCTTTGCAATCTCAatcatctctctttttttttttaaactccatgctttacggtggTAATGAGGTTCGTCTGTTAAATGCCATTGTTTTGTATTCACCAAGTGTGGCATTTGGCGTGGTGGCAAAACAACTCCACCATTGACTCATCTATCCAAAGCACTTTGTTTCTGTAGTTTTGGTcattacccaggtgttgtctggcaaacgtcTGTTGTATCTTGATATTAATTCTTGAGAGACGTCTTCTTGACCTCACATGTGAGCCAAGTTCGTgttgtctctttctgacagttgactaatACACATATTGGAGCAAAGAGGCGTGTGGATTCTCTGATGTTACCCTGGAGTTCTTAGAGACCTCTCTGAGCATGTTTCGGTCAGCTCTTGGGCTGGATTTGGATAATTGCGGTTTTACAATCCTCTTCCTGGTTGGAGTTGGGGAATTGTTTGAAACAGGGTGGTTCTTCAAATTGCGTAATGAggaatgatttttttttgttttgtcttcttATGTCTTTCTATGGCTTGCGCTAACATGTCCACATCCCCGGTTGGGTTTTGCCAGAGGAGCATAGGCAGCGACTCCCAGGGCCGCGTCACCGCAGCCAATAACCAGCGCCAGCTGGCGGCCGAGAACAAGAAGCCCTTCAACTTCCTGCCGCTGCACGTCAACACCAACAAGAGCCGTGAAGCACCCTCCGCCTCTGCCCCCTCCACCCCGTCCGTTGTGGCTACTGCCAAGAAGCAGAGCCCCGGCTCAGTCCGCAGGGAGGCCTTTGCCCCGTCTTTGCCCGGCAAGGACCTGCCGGGGCTGGGTAGAGGGGCAGAGAGACTTCCTCCACCCTCCGTGGACGACGGAAGGGATGATCCCAACATCGACAGCAGCCAGGTAGCTAACGTCCAGGCACCTGGCTTTACTGGAAGTCAAGTGCTTGtcagaatgttgtttttattttctttatattctGTCAGTGTCAAGTGATTAATCAACAATTTGGCTGCTGACCAGTTTTTCCTACACCACAGTTTCCCCATATCCCCAGAACATAACGTAGCAGCTTATCTGACCGGTCCCCAACCAAACATGACCATCATCAATTAAATGAGGCTCTGGACAAACTGAGTTTCCTTCAGAGTTCTGTTAGAATTTCCTGCCCATGGTATAACATTAACTAACGAACAAACACTTTTTGTATATTTGTCCAAGGCTACTGGCGCCGGATAGATTATATTGGTTATTTAGTCATCGGAGGCTAGTTTGGCTAGTTTACCTGGAGGAGAAATATGTACAAAAGGTTGCTTTTCTGGTCCATATCAGCCCTTGTATTCCTCCATCGCTTGAAAGTGATGCCTGTATTTTAGTTCTCTTCAGCTGCATTCCAATATCTTTGGGAGGGGAAAGGCACAATTACCggacaaaaaataaacacatgaaaACCACCAGGAAGACACTAATGCTATGAGTATGGCTACAATAGTGAACTGTACAaccaagggccctgaagacggATTGTCAGCCACCCGCTTGGCTGTTAtgcagaccaggtgctgtttaatattggcatggctggtcagggactgttgGCGAatgttgtcagtgcctttgtaaaaagacccacatttgtccCCTGTAGCTGGGATCAAACGACTCTGTGCATCCGAGTTCCATAGAAGTCAAAAAAAGTCAACCGTTTTTTGCACTGAAGTAATACGTTTCAGCTTGCAGTTATCCTACACTGCCTTTTTCTGATTGAGTGACTCGCATGGGTTTTTaacaataccagacagccaTGCGTCACATCTGCTCAACACTTGACTGGCCCAACAGCGCACGAAAGGAGCTGCAAGGTAGTTATTTGTGCGTGTGCCAGATTACTAAATGACTGGAGGTTGTCAAGTTTATAATgcgatttattatttttgtcaatcTCTAAAGAAATTGGCAGTGGCCCAATTGGgacagtgacttgctagtttTAGTAGTCCGACTTTACTAGTCTGACTACTTTTTACTGGCTTGGAGCCCTGCATTTTAAAGTAGATACGGACATTTTCAAAGGCTCCTTTAAGGAACTACTATTAACTACTTTAATCCATTGTTTGGCTGCTAATCTCAGCAGATATGGCTGACTTAATCTAATAAAGTCATCAAATAAAACCAAGTAATGTATGATTCTGAAATATTATGTAAGTAAATGTTCTGTTAAGCTCATTTTAAGGAGCTTGGTGCTTGCAACtgcagggttgtgggtttgattctcaTGGGGGCCAGTATGAAATTATATGGACTCACAATTTCAAACTGCTCTGGATTAAACGTATTATGCATTACTTTAAGgtacttttatattatatttgatAATTACCACAGTCAGGCCAAacccaacaaaatgttttgtcactAGTTCAATGTGCATTTAATAtgacatatttatttaaattgcaGCAGTAATGAAATccatattattttgtaataattgaaTCCATACTTAAATATAGGACAATGCAAACACAATGAAGGTTACTTTAGTTCTGGGTAATAAACAAggtccatttaaaaatgtaaagataaaaaTTTTCAGACATTTCTATATAAATGGCATACCTTTTACAGCATTTTGCCCCCTCCCCATTCCCAGTCTGAGCTTGCTCTGACCTCATCGTTCCGGGCTGTGTTCAACCTATCACATGGTGTTCTGTGCTCATGCTTCTATATGCAAAGTAGAACAGGAACAGGAGGCAAGCAACTCTGTGATGAAACCAATGTGTATTTAGGGCAACTTAAAAATACTCCGCCGCGGCCATATCCCGAGTGAGCTCTGCCCTCGTTTAGTTAGATCTAGGTAGTGGCCTGGTGCCTTCTCGCTCGCCCCTTCTCTTTCACGTCTTTCTCCGTCGGTCTGTCATTGATACCCGCTCGCACGCAGTCTTTCTCTGTCACACATCTCATACGCGCCCGCACGCCCTGTCTCTTAACCCTTTCAGGTGGTAAGCAAGCTGGTGCAAATTCGGGAGTACATCGGAAAGGCCAGCTCCATGCGGGATGACCTGGTTGAGAAGAACGACATTCCGGCCAACGTGGAACGCCTGTCCCACCTCATCGCCCACCTCAAGGAGCAGGAGAGGTCTTACCTCCGGTTCCTGCAGAAGATGCTGGTCAGTAGAGTATGATGGCTGATGGtattcctctgtctttctctctccctctcgtattttgttgaatgtttctcttttctttatttttttctcattaatTTGGTATGAAATTAGCTGTTTTACTTGCTTTGTATCTTTAGCAGTCATAAACAAAGGACCGTCTCTTAGAAATGTCTGAAATGCCTGCTTCTGCATGTTAACAGAGCCTGGTTCTTTTGATTTTCAGTATgcgtgttcacactgcaccttagcTTAGGACTAAGAGCCTCTTAAGCCCAGGGCTAAGGGAGATtttagcccagggctaagcaagtgttcacacttgcacattttgaagtgggctagcaccatccttagcctagggctagctggccctgctctggagcagggttaACACAGACTTATCAGGGCTAGCCCCAAAAACAGTGAGAAACGGGGTCTAGAAAAATTATATACGTTTGTCtaatcacaaaacctgccctttTACTTAATTTACACACGCTCTCGACACTTGCCGTCACCGACAGctacaatgtatttctattttggtCCTCTCACTCAGCAAaatttgtcatttcattataCCTGCTAAATCGTAATGAAGTAGTTATTGCATCTTGCTTTGAATGTAAATCCAGCAAATATGTAGAAAGAATAAAGGCTGACTAGTCACATTCTCTGCCTCGTGTTCATATTTTCACGtcgctctttttctctttctttgcgtAGTTTTAACAAAGTTGTGAAAGTTAATACCGACAAGGTGGGCATTTTGATCAACTGATTTCATGAAGTCGTTAATTGAAGCATGGTAGTGTAACGTTGATCGCGTGTCAGTGATGTACTTGTAACATTTGTAGCTTGTCATAGATAGAATGTAAAATAGTCTATTGTCATGTTTGtccgttagcccagggcttaggaatgCAAGTGTGAagccttagcccagggttaactAATTCTTGTGAACATAGGCTATGCTAACACAGGGCCAGTCTTTGCCTGGGGGCTAAGATAGGGCAGGTCTTAGTACAATGTAGTGTGAAAAGGCCTATTGATGTTGTAAGCCAATCGTGTTGTTTTGGAAAACTCCACTGCACCCTGGTCATGTATTCTTAATGCCCTGGTAACAGACAAACGTCCTTGTATCTGGTTCTGTTTGGAACTCAATATAGGACACGCGTTGCTTCCTAACTGCTGGATGTCACGCTGACAATTGTATCTCGACAGCAGCATGTCTTGCTATCGTTTTAGGCTGACACCTCCGGCATGCTTTTTTCATCATGGTTTGTGTTCAAGGGCTGTCTGTTCAGTCACTTTCAGCATCCTGCTGAAGATTTCTTTTCAGTGTAAACACTGCTCAAGTATTCACTTTGAGGTCAGGTAGTGAAAGAGGGACAGGGAGTGCATCTGTTGAAAAAAGGTCCTTTGTGACTTATTGGGCTTTGTGCGTTGAGCTGGTTAGTGATTAGCTGAAGCTGAGTTATGATAGCTGACCCTcagcactgactgactgatttacTGACCGACCGTTGAAACGGGGCTGGCGAGCAAAGGAACGGAGCGATAGTGGGAGACGACCGTCGTCTCGCTGACACGCTCGACGCCTATAATCCAACAGACTCCTTTCTCCGGCCCTTCTCCTTCTGCAGGCAAGGGAGAACGAGGAGGACGAGGCTGGAACGATGGACTCAGCCTTGGGTTCCGGCTCATTGCCTGAGAGCACCTCCCTCAACATCGAGGTGCGCTCCTCGGATGCCTCCAATGCTACGGTAAGTAACAGTAGacgaccccccccctccccgtgaCTATTTGTCAACATATCAGGCATTGCCATGGGTACATTTCCACCATAGGTCTTTCTTCCTGTTTCCTGCAGGATTGTGTTGTCAATCAAAGGCAATGTTCTTTCATGTCATTGTGTTTACAGTAACATATTGTTGCGCTAAGTGTTCTTTACATGGTAGCTAGGTACACCAGCCTGTCAGAGGTAGATTTAATAGCAACccaggttttttttaaatgtattttttataccAGGCAATGTTTTCTCCCAATTACACCATCAAACACAGAAGAATAACCAGGATGCTGTGTAATGTTTCTACATAATGCTTGTATTCTTAGTAACATATACCATGTTTATTTAGCAACATTTTCCCTGGCAGTAGTCAGTGTTCCCTAGCACTGCACATCAAACCTAGATTTCCTGGCGTCCCCAAACTGGACGCTCGCGCTTCAGCCAAAATAGACGGTTGTTTTGTTGTAGGTTTCTACATTCAGCTGCAGTATTGTTACGCTGAAAGAAATTCTGCTGTTCACCCCCGCATTCTCAAAGGAGACAAACAGTGAATGTAATGATGGACTAGGCAGAATTCAGCTTGCGCTGGCGGTTTTCTCACATCTCCGTCTGTGTGTTGGTCAGGGCCGGGTAGCAGAGCGTAGCGACCAGAAGGAAGAGCTGGAGAACCTGCGGCGGCAGCACGAGCTGCTGAAGAAGATGCTGGAGCAGCAGGAGCAGCTCCGGGCCCTGCAGGGCCGCCAGGCAGCACTACTGGCCATGCAGCACACCAGCCAGCACGCCGTGGACGACACCGGTGAGAGACGAGCACCGGCACGCGGAGGGGAACGCGTGTTACTGTCTCAGTGCTAcgttaataataaaataatcatcTTTATCAGACTTTGGGTTTGGTTAGAATTTGGGTTTAGAATTGGGGTTCAttttaggggttaggttaagttGAGCATAAAGGTTAGATTAAGGTTTAGTATTGGGTAAAATTCTTAACTGCTAAATAGGCAGTCCTTACTGTGGTAGtaaaccgtgtgtgtgtgtgtgtgtgcgcagtgCCAACCGAGACCACCGGCAGTGTGTCAGGGCTGAGCATCACCTCAGAGCTGAATGAGGAGCTCAACGACCTAATCCAACGCTTCCACAACCAGCTCCACGACACCCAGGTACCAGCCGGTTTAATGGGTCGTGCAAAACGCCTTCACCGTTTCCCTTCATTCTGACGCAGAATGAATCCAACTTGGGCAAACATGGAACATAATTTGTGTagtgtttctgtgttctgtcctTATGTTGTTAACCATCAGCAGCAACAGTTAACCGTAAGGTTGTGTTGTGGGGTGTCAGTTTATGGTGATTCTGATTACCCTGTTAACCCATATGTAGGCCGTGTCTGCTAATGTTGTGCGCGGTGGCCGTGTCTGCTAATGTTGTGCGCGGTGGCCGTGTCTGCTAATGTTGTGCACGGTGGCCGTGTCTGCTAATGTTGTGCACGGTGGCCGTGTCTGCTAATGTTCAGCGCCGTCTCTTGCCCCAGACCAAGGCTGTAGTCCCAGACAACCGCCGACAAGCCGAgagcctctccctctcccgtGAGGTGTGCCGCTCCCGTTCCTCTCAGCCGCCTCCCCGCTCGTCCACCGCCTCGTCCTCCTTCCTCCACCCCACAGCCCTGACCTCCGCCCCCCCCGCGTTGCCCTCGGCGGCCAGCGCCAAGCTAACCAAGCTGCAGGAGCTACAGGACAAGAAGCAGACCATGGACAAGATCCTGCAGGAGCTGCATTCCCTCCGAGACCAGACCCTCAACAACAACTCCTGTGAGTGCCCAGGCCAGTTACGGCCGCATGGTGGGAAGTGTGTAGTGCGAAACACAATATACTTGTTAGTTATCTCTGAGTTAAATTGTCTTTGACTGTCTGTGGATTGTTTATATGTAGCTTGTCCTCTTTCCACCAAGGTCGCGTTGCCGGCGAACCCCTTCCCTCTCAGCAAAGCCTGGGTCTGGGCTCCTCCTCGGATCGCCCCTCTGCCCTATACAGGGAACCTAACGGGGCCTCTGCCATGAGACAGGACCCATCTCCTTCCTACCGGCCCTCCACGCATCCCCAGCACGAGGACGCCCCAGCAGATAAACTCCGGTAATAAACTCTGACTTAATAAATGTATTCCTGCCCGTGCACAGCCTGCCAAGTGTGTATTTCAGGGACAGGACTATTGTGTTCAAATCCCCAAGCTGCAAAATCTGTTCTTCCCTTAAGCATGAGTCTTAATTGCTACTGTACtgtcgctctggataagggaATCTGCTAAATAAATCAAACATAAGAAACAAACGAAAACATGTTTAGTTGTGTGCCCCTGTGAGTTTGTACCAACAAAGCAAAGGAGATAAGCAGAAGGTACTCACTTTGACTTATGGCTCTTCAGCTGCCTGCACCAGAGAAATACACAGTTGTTCCAGACAAACGACCCCCTCCTATCCATTTAGCAGTCTGAGAAAACTACAAATCCAATTAGTCAAGTCTCTCCTGTTTATTGAATGTGGTCGTCACCTTCTCTTTTCCCTTTCTTAAGTCCCCATACGTTCCCTGACAAACCTTTTGAAACGTGACCTGAAAGGAAGAGCCAGCTTGCAGTCCTTTTCATTCCTTGACATTTTGAATTGGaacctccccccacctcctcgCAGGAAGCTGAAGGAGGTGCACAAGCGTCTGAACGAACTGCGCGAGCTGGTGCAGTACTACGAGCAGACGTCCGACATGATGGTGGACACGGTCAACGAGAACGTGAAGGAGGAcgacgaggaggaggatgaggaggaaacaGAGGAGGACGGCTCCATGCTCGAGGCGATGTTCGACTCGGAGCAGGAGAACCGCCGCCCCCCCGTCACCAATATCAGGTTGTGGAAGAGATGCAGACGGTGGTCACGCTTTTTTTTGATGGGTTCTGTCAGTTACAGCTGAAGTGCCATTTAAGCTACTATTCCTAATCCCTTGTCTTTCCCCTGGTCAGAAACCCACAGCACCCTGGGAACTGGACGGATATGAACAGCCTGACCAACGGCCgcggagggggaggggggggcgcCAACAACCGCTCCGACGGGAGACTCAACACCGAGTGTGAGATCAACAACCGCTCGGCCGCCGCCAACCTCCGCAGCCTCAACATCCCCTCGGCCATAGGTCaggccgcacacacacacacacacacacacacacacacccccttaACACTAACCTTCAGTGTCCCTGCCCCCAACAGAGTGTCAGTACAACAGTGACCGCCCCTACAACCAGGTCAAAGACCACAACCACACTGACCGCCGAAACGACGATGACGACGCCTTGGAGGATGAAGAGCGAGTGCCAGGACGCCGTGGTCAGGATAGCGAGGGCTCGGGGTCGAGCCAGAGGAGCAGCCTAGCCAACGACGACGCAGACTTTGCCCACAAGGTCCACCGGTTGCAAACGGCCAAGCAGAAACTCCGGCAGCTGCAGGAGCTCGTGGCCATGGTGCAGGTCAGACGTCTGGGAGGAGAACACCCTCTCATACACACTCACTACTTGAATGACACagactgatgtttttttgtttagattattttacacatccccccccccccccccgtctctcctGCTCCGTCTCACAGAGTGACGATACAGACGCCACCACGGCCAACGAGGATGAGAGCCTCCGACACCAGCAGCCCAATAACACCCGAGCTGCTGCCTCCTCCGCAGCCAAGAGCCCCAGGGACCTCGCCCTCACTGACAAGGCCAGGTACGGTTAGAGCCCCAGGGACCTCGCCCTCACTGACAAGGCCAGGTACGGTTAGAGCCCCAGGGACCTCGCCCTCACTGACTAGGCCAGGTACGGTTAGAGCCCCAGGGACCTCGCCCTCACGGACTAGGCCAGGTACGGTTAGAGCCCCAGGGACCTCGCCCTCACGGACTAGGCCAGGTACGGTTAGAGCCCCAGGGACCTCGCCCTCACGGACTAGGCCAGGTACGGTTAGAGCCCCAGGGACCTCGCCCTCACTGACAAGGCCAGGTACGGTTAGAGCCCCAGGGATCTCGCCCTCACTGACAAGGCCAGGTACGGTTAGAGCCCAAGGGACCTCACCCTCACTGACTAGGCCAGGTACGGTTAGAGCCCCAGGGACCTCGCCCTCACTGACAAGGCCAGGTACGGTTAGAGCCCCAGGGACCTCGCCCTCACTGACTAGGCCAGGTACGGTTAGAGCCCCAGGGACCTCGCCCTCACTGACAAGGCCAGGTACGGTTAGAGCCCCAGGGACCTCGCCCTCACTGACTATGCCAGGTACAGTTAGAGCCCCAGGGACCTCGCCCTCACTGACAAGGCCAGGTACGTTTAGAGCCCCAGGGACCTCGTCCTCACGGACTAGGCCAGGTACGGTTAGAGCCCCAGGGACCTCGTCCTCACGGACTAGGCCAGGTACGGTTAGAGCCCCAGGGACCTCGTCCTCACGGACTAGGCCAGGTACGGTTAGAGCCCCAGGGACCTCGCCCTCACGGACTAGGCCAGGTACGGTTAGAGCCCCAGGGACCTCGCCCTCACGGACTAGGCCAGGTACGGTTGTGCTGTGAGGAGAGGGCGCTTTTTTCCACTGTGATAAGGGCCAATGGAGAAAGTCTGTAGtcgttttctttgtgttttattgtgtttatcaCGTCTATCTTTCACTTTTACCCTTTGAAAATGTGACGCACGGTGGATCCAGGAGATGTTCTGAAGCACGGCCTCTGTTTCAGGGAGAAGCTGTACGAGGAGAAGCTTCGCCAGCAGCAGCAGGAGTTGAAGCAGCTCCATGAGGAGCGCCAGCGGCTGATGGAGATTCAGGACAAGATCCAGGACCTGCAGTGGGCCTGCCCCGACCTCCAGGTAAAAAGAAACACTTGTGTCCACAACACTTGCTCCTTCTAACCCGTCGTGGCCGGATGGCTTTATGTTGGGATTACGGCGTCCGTTCCAACTCTCCTGCTCCCCAGTCGTCGGTGTCTAGCAGCTCCGTGGGCCAGCAGGCCCTGATGAGGAAGCTCCCGGCTGCAGCTTCCACCCCGGCCCCTCCTCCCGCTCCGTCTGCACCGCCCAAAGCCGCTGCGTCCCCTGCCTCCGCCGCCGTGCTCAAACCCACCGCCCAGGCGTCCGCCTCGGTCACCGACAATGAGGTGAGTCTCTTGGATTTGGATCGGTTTTGGCAGGGCCGTCGATCAACGACGTCCGAGAGGGCTCGTACCACACAGCTCGCCAGAATCATCCGTGCTTTAACATTTGAGTTCGCCATTCGTTACCAAAGTCTGTCAGGTTAAACCGTAGCTTGACAGAATTGGCTACGGGGGAACTTGATGGAGCCGTGAGGGCCTTTATGTGCGGGTTCGACCCTGAAAACAACCTGTGTGCCTTAATCGTCCCCCAGCAGCTGTGGTGTGAGATGCGGCGCCACCAGATCCTTCGGGAGGAGCTGCGCCAGCGGAGGAAGCACCTGGAGTCCCTGATGGCCGAGCACCAGAGGAGGAGCGGCCTCAGCGACTCCCCCTATAGGCCGGAGGACCCAGAGGGAAACGCCGATGGCTCACAGCCGCTCAGCCGGGACGAGAGGTGAGATGGGGTTTcacctggattttttttttttctggatctAAAAGTGGGCTTATGTGGTGGGCGTGGCCAGGGGAGTGGCAGTAGGTGATGCTAGCCCATCACAGCAATGAATGTTTAGTCTCCTCCCACTGTTGATAATGCATCAGTTAAGGTCTGTGTCATTATACTGCCTGAATGCTGTTTGATGCTGCTGCTGTACCATATTTGACACATCCTTTTACATGTACTTAGACATCGTTCAGTCTCTGTTATCCACCTCTCACACTCCTCCCCAGGACCATGGCAACGTGGGGAGACTCCAGCCTCTGTCAGCTAGAGGAGGACGGCTATCCCTCCGAGACGGgcgctgaggaggaggaggaagaggaggaggaggaaggggcaGAGTCTAGCTCCAGTGACGACCAGCACCTATACTCCACTAGGAAGCAGCGATCATACAGCAATAGGAAACAACTTGGCAGGTCTGTTAGATGCGAGGACAcgttgtatttatttattttttacagtactgTCAATCAGTGGTAGTTCAATAAGGGGTCTCTATCTCCAGTCCTAGAGATGCCAGGTGTCCAGGCTTTTCCCTTAGGTTTATATTGATTTATGGTTATATCCAGTAATGCCTCTATTAAGGTCTTTCAGGCCTACCGAAGAACTGTGGCAGCAGTTTCTAATAACAATCCTTCTCACTGTCCAGTAAGCTCCTCAAGCCCCCCCGGCAGTTTGCGTCAGACGCCAGCGGCCGCCCGTTTCCCCGTGCTCAAGCCCGAGCCGCGGAACAACAGTCCCAGTCCAACGTCAGTGCCAGCGCGGCCGGTGCACGGCGCCAGGAGAACCTGCGCTGGGCCTCCGAGCTGTCCTTCCAGGAGGGCCCTGGCACCGGGGCCCGGTTGGCACCCCGTCCCTGGCAGGAGCAGGCGGCGGCGCTACAGAGGCAGCTGGACTTCAGCACTGGCATGTGTCAGACCCTTCTGCAGGACCAGCAGGTTGGTGTAGCGGTTGGCACCCTCTCTGACCATTTCATGTGCCCGATTTTGCCGTTTAGCAATCTGGCAagaggtgtttctgttgtaCCCGGTGACCTCCACCAAATCCAGTCCACCCTCAACCATTTAAAATATTCTAT contains:
- the pcm1 gene encoding pericentriolar material 1 protein isoform X2, which gives rise to MATGGTSFDEQELHNWTVTNGSSLEDRLNNMDWGVQQKKANRSSEKNRKKFSAGGVTESRLTNDISPESTPGAGRRRARTPHSFPHVKYTTQMSVPDQAELDRLRQRINFTDLDERSIGSDSQGRVTAANNQRQLAAENKKPFNFLPLHVNTNKSREAPSASAPSTPSVVATAKKQSPGSVRREAFAPSLPGKDLPGLGRGAERLPPPSVDDGRDDPNIDSSQVVSKLVQIREYIGKASSMRDDLVEKNDIPANVERLSHLIAHLKEQERSYLRFLQKMLARENEEDEAGTMDSALGSGSLPESTSLNIEVRSSDASNATGRVAERSDQKEELENLRRQHELLKKMLEQQEQLRALQGRQAALLAMQHTSQHAVDDTVPTETTGSVSGLSITSELNEELNDLIQRFHNQLHDTQTKAVVPDNRRQAESLSLSREVCRSRSSQPPPRSSTASSSFLHPTALTSAPPALPSAASAKLTKLQELQDKKQTMDKILQELHSLRDQTLNNNSCRVAGEPLPSQQSLGLGSSSDRPSALYREPNGASAMRQDPSPSYRPSTHPQHEDAPADKLRKLKEVHKRLNELRELVQYYEQTSDMMVDTVNENVKEDDEEEDEEETEEDGSMLEAMFDSEQENRRPPVTNIRNPQHPGNWTDMNSLTNGRGGGGGGANNRSDGRLNTECEINNRSAAANLRSLNIPSAIECQYNSDRPYNQVKDHNHTDRRNDDDDALEDEERVPGRRGQDSEGSGSSQRSSLANDDADFAHKVHRLQTAKQKLRQLQELVAMVQSDDTDATTANEDESLRHQQPNNTRAAASSAAKSPRDLALTDKAREKLYEEKLRQQQQELKQLHEERQRLMEIQDKIQDLQWACPDLQSSVSSSSVGQQALMRKLPAAASTPAPPPAPSAPPKAAASPASAAVLKPTAQASASVTDNELWCEMRRHQILREELRQRRKHLESLMAEHQRRSGLSDSPYRPEDPEGNADGSQPLSRDERTMATWGDSSLCQLEEDGYPSETGAEEEEEEEEEEGAESSSSDDQHLYSTRKQRSYSNRKQLGSKLLKPPRQFASDASGRPFPRAQARAAEQQSQSNVSASAAGARRQENLRWASELSFQEGPGTGARLAPRPWQEQAAALQRQLDFSTGMCQTLLQDQQTLSYMLQTLLTGPYSALPNNLSSPQVHLVMHQLSQCYTQLAWQQNNVQRLKQVLSDMLLQQQQASSSGQQAPNQGSSSRESGGACPPLSPTSLFLPFPSSIPPSVNQALSLPPGFSGFSPLTGFNFNPLFPSAMGEFPQCVGAPTSSGQHQQQDPNTSVKTEYMSFPPPLQRSPLNTADKRPLRQDKSGCSRGHESGWLDVSQPPDPIAETPSAQRGANNGRPLTFDLVSQGSFSSTADPADPATVTKTFKAGRKASAQASLASRDKTPNSKRRSRRAKEQHKNPGPEAESDSVSSMADFVQERAPLPHRKRDQNQSLLDKLTQEKLDSKTKTGNKPNDLSSAYAWRTPFLSNRIACTEAPDASSDFSLFEALRETIYSEVATLISQNESRPHFLIELFHELQLLNTDYLRQRALYSLQDIVTRHLTEKNASEERPSSLGPVAWAAGSQSELTPSESLATSDADVSEKNVRVIKHNDPNKRRNDADSVDNESTLSTSSNLEPFANDDLGNTVIHLDKALARMREYERMKLKAELTLDTAAANAPEASANSSTSAAQLLAGAGGESGDVRCPQIDTQQLDRQIKAIMTEVIPFLKEHMDEVCSYQLLTSVRRMVLTLTQQNDESKEFVRFFHRQLGGILQDSLSKFTGRTLKDCGEDLLVEISEILFNELAFFRLMQDLDNNSRSVAATSQTRHRNNSRPPPKNNNQQVNQTHRNNQELKASEAEKSFSTLFLDEDKDQDETELREREEEANGGESKDSKSSEASEDDEGLPLSISLSKAETQALTNYGSGEDENEVEEMEEFEEGVPDVQTSLQASNDGGDQQGTIGNHETKSDPESSESNDAVKSSKSESIEVVDSPEEEHDGEGAERRRPEGGSHTATASAGAINNQEVSDSQVFNSSSPDTESPVMINSDEVVSGNTSQKSDEEDFVKVEDLPMQLSVLCQEELQKRIVEEQRNNNLTAEILSGNTDTLDGLVGSGDTLREPETVGAQSA